From one Thermatribacter velox genomic stretch:
- a CDS encoding methyl-accepting chemotaxis protein yields the protein MKRKSSLRGKLLFWFLLFSLLPLCFIGFYGLSSFQKSLLDKTNREISSLVNLGAKSIEVVLKEKIRQAEEGKLSAFNSFWANPSGEATDSLGNRVDFSQYPFFTKTIQQGTANLSNLFMNPGSSRLIYYLATPKLVEDQVIGAMVFEVEGRDIQDLVSGLSIGEGGVFYLVGSDGLVMLHPEEEIAFKANIKDLLGSQSEAFFSNDVGVLQINSGDAASLLAFALSPTSGWRVVAEVPVASVYQDVFAMRKMVILVIIAVAILISVLATIIVGRVTGNLRKITYLVQEVAQGNLKIDTGFLETIQRKLHDEVGVLAGAFLKMVQSIKGIVGETLNASSLLFNSAKELATSVQEVSKATQEIAQTISQVAEGSNHQSEELGAVEQEVSGIAQKADVLLETTERNVEAVRNIRSHMEENLAAMVAIEDALRRTADEAQNDKREAERGKELLRGLSGNIQTISSAAQEVAEAVRTLSARSEEISSIVGIITGIAEQTNLLALNAAIEAARAGDAGRGFAVVAEEVRKLAEESSRAADQIAYLIEEVRKDMLKVSSSMSEAQNEVQKGVEQQKEVNQNFEAIIASVERTLSEIDALSESLNRAKVLLSRTSEEAEVIANLSEENSRSLGEMTASIKSITEKIASVASIAEENAASSEEVSASTEEQNASLEEITSATETLVKLAEDLKSKIAIFQV from the coding sequence ATGAAAAGAAAAAGTAGCCTTAGGGGAAAGCTACTTTTCTGGTTTTTGTTGTTTTCTTTGTTGCCTCTGTGTTTTATTGGCTTTTATGGTCTTTCCAGTTTTCAGAAGTCATTGCTGGATAAGACCAATAGAGAGATAAGTAGCCTGGTAAATCTGGGAGCAAAGTCCATAGAAGTGGTCCTCAAAGAAAAGATACGCCAAGCAGAAGAAGGTAAACTGAGTGCTTTTAACTCTTTTTGGGCCAATCCCAGCGGGGAAGCTACTGATAGCCTAGGCAACCGGGTTGATTTTTCGCAGTATCCGTTCTTTACAAAAACTATTCAACAGGGCACGGCGAACCTCTCTAACCTTTTTATGAATCCAGGAAGCAGTAGGTTGATTTATTATTTAGCTACTCCCAAACTTGTTGAAGACCAGGTAATTGGAGCGATGGTCTTTGAGGTTGAAGGAAGGGATATCCAGGATTTGGTTTCTGGTCTGTCCATAGGGGAAGGAGGAGTTTTCTATTTAGTTGGCAGTGATGGGCTGGTTATGCTGCATCCAGAGGAGGAAATAGCTTTTAAGGCTAACATAAAAGACTTGCTTGGTTCCCAGAGTGAAGCATTCTTTAGCAACGATGTCGGGGTCTTACAAATTAACTCTGGCGATGCTGCTTCTTTATTAGCCTTTGCCCTTTCTCCTACTTCGGGCTGGAGAGTGGTTGCTGAAGTACCGGTTGCTTCTGTGTATCAAGATGTATTTGCAATGCGCAAAATGGTTATTCTGGTTATTATCGCCGTAGCTATCTTGATTTCCGTTCTGGCTACCATTATCGTAGGTCGGGTAACCGGTAATCTTCGGAAAATCACATACTTGGTTCAGGAAGTGGCCCAAGGCAACCTGAAGATTGATACTGGATTTTTGGAAACTATTCAGCGCAAGTTGCATGATGAGGTAGGCGTTTTGGCCGGAGCGTTTTTGAAGATGGTTCAGAGCATAAAAGGTATTGTTGGTGAAACTCTCAATGCTTCTTCTTTGCTTTTCAACTCTGCAAAAGAGCTTGCTACATCGGTTCAGGAGGTTTCCAAAGCTACCCAGGAAATAGCTCAGACTATCTCCCAGGTGGCGGAAGGTTCTAATCATCAGAGCGAAGAGTTGGGAGCCGTCGAACAAGAGGTTTCTGGTATTGCTCAGAAGGCCGATGTTCTCCTGGAGACTACCGAGCGCAACGTGGAAGCAGTCCGCAACATTCGTTCTCATATGGAAGAAAATTTGGCTGCAATGGTTGCCATTGAGGATGCGCTGAGGCGGACCGCTGACGAGGCTCAGAACGACAAAAGAGAGGCCGAAAGGGGTAAGGAGCTCCTTAGAGGTCTGAGTGGAAACATCCAGACCATATCTTCTGCGGCTCAGGAGGTAGCTGAAGCGGTTCGCACTTTGAGTGCTCGCTCTGAGGAGATAAGCAGTATAGTGGGTATTATCACTGGCATTGCCGAGCAGACCAACCTCCTGGCTCTCAATGCTGCCATCGAAGCCGCCCGAGCTGGTGATGCTGGACGAGGCTTTGCCGTGGTGGCTGAGGAAGTGCGCAAACTGGCTGAAGAATCCTCTCGGGCTGCTGACCAGATTGCTTACCTCATTGAAGAAGTTCGCAAGGACATGCTAAAAGTTTCTTCCAGCATGAGTGAGGCACAGAATGAGGTACAGAAAGGGGTTGAACAACAAAAAGAAGTAAATCAGAACTTCGAGGCAATCATTGCTTCGGTGGAGAGAACACTAAGCGAGATTGATGCTCTTTCTGAATCTCTCAACAGGGCCAAAGTGTTACTTTCCAGAACCAGCGAAGAGGCAGAGGTGATAGCCAATCTTTCCGAAGAGAACAGCCGTTCTCTTGGAGAGATGACAGCATCCATTAAGAGTATAACCGAAAAAATTGCTTCTGTTGCTTCCATTGCTGAAGAGAATGCCGCATCCAGTGAGGAAGTTTCTGCTTCTACGGAAGAACAGAATGCATCACTTGAGGAAATTACTTCTGCTACCGAGACACTGGTTAAACTTGCAGAGGACCTGAAAAGTAAGATTGCCATTTTTCAGGTTTAA
- a CDS encoding metallophosphoesterase gives MKIAVFSDIHGNIFALEAVLKDIERHRPEVTVCLGDLVGYNPFPNEVVQKIRALAIPTIMGNYDQGVGFDLDDCGCAYRSSEEKARGHISLSWTRKVVTPENKAFLRNLLSRYEIKHSAYHLLFVHGSPRRINEYLFPDRPDSSFLHVMQNEEANVLVCGHTHIPFAREIGTLKVINDGSVGLPKDGNWKACWVLIEIEEGFKVSFQRSSYDWEFLREGYKNNPELPFFAEELMKEQESESEKKGKGNP, from the coding sequence ATGAAAATAGCGGTTTTTTCTGATATTCATGGAAACATATTCGCCCTGGAAGCAGTGTTGAAAGATATAGAGAGACATCGCCCAGAGGTTACAGTATGTTTGGGCGACCTGGTAGGCTACAACCCCTTCCCTAACGAAGTAGTTCAGAAAATTCGCGCCCTCGCCATCCCCACCATCATGGGCAACTACGACCAGGGAGTAGGTTTCGATCTCGATGACTGCGGATGTGCTTATCGAAGCAGCGAAGAGAAAGCCAGAGGGCATATTTCTCTCTCCTGGACCAGGAAGGTGGTAACCCCGGAGAATAAAGCTTTCCTGAGAAATCTATTATCCCGTTACGAAATCAAGCATTCAGCATACCATTTGCTCTTTGTGCATGGCAGCCCCCGCCGCATCAACGAATACCTTTTCCCAGACCGGCCCGATTCCAGTTTCCTCCACGTGATGCAGAACGAAGAAGCCAACGTCCTCGTTTGCGGACACACCCACATTCCGTTCGCAAGAGAAATTGGTACCCTGAAAGTGATTAACGATGGGAGCGTAGGCCTTCCCAAAGACGGCAACTGGAAGGCCTGCTGGGTGCTGATTGAAATTGAAGAAGGTTTTAAGGTAAGCTTCCAGAGAAGTAGTTACGACTGGGAGTTCCTGCGGGAAGGATATAAGAACAACCCAGAACTCCCCTTCTTTGCAGAAGAACTCATGAAAGAGCAAGAAAGCGAATCAGAAAAGAAAGGTAAGGGAAACCCCTGA
- a CDS encoding 5-(carboxyamino)imidazole ribonucleotide synthase, producing the protein MQRKYPFFKIGIIGGGQLAKMMTQEAKKMGFWVGVLDPTPSSPAGQLADRQIVADFYNPEALKTLVEESDVATYDIEHVNTQALKEESLRRKVFPSPELLEIIQDKLRQKETLSRGGIPVPRFLPEVSHKALRELGSPAIWKARFGGYDGKGVAKIEKAEDLASLPQKEAFMEELVTIEKELAVIVARSRSGETVAYPVVEMVFHTANHICDQVFAPARISEETAQKAQEIAQKCVTLLQGVGVFAVEMFLDQSGKLLVNEIAPRPHNSGHFTIEACVTSQFEQHLRAICGLPLGSTQLLVPAVMVNLLGEKGAEGVPVVEGLEEAMAIKGVSFHFYGKAQVRPFRKMGHVTIVDTDLEAAIRKAQRIKEILHIRS; encoded by the coding sequence ATGCAGCGCAAATACCCCTTCTTCAAAATCGGCATAATTGGAGGGGGACAGCTGGCCAAAATGATGACCCAGGAAGCCAAAAAAATGGGCTTCTGGGTTGGCGTGCTTGACCCCACTCCTTCTTCTCCTGCTGGACAACTTGCTGACCGACAGATAGTAGCCGATTTCTACAACCCTGAAGCCTTAAAAACGCTTGTGGAAGAGAGCGACGTTGCCACTTACGATATTGAGCACGTAAATACTCAGGCTTTAAAAGAAGAAAGCTTACGTCGAAAAGTCTTTCCTTCGCCTGAGCTCTTGGAAATCATTCAGGATAAACTGCGGCAGAAAGAAACCCTATCCAGAGGAGGCATACCTGTACCACGTTTTTTGCCCGAAGTAAGCCACAAAGCACTCCGGGAGTTAGGAAGCCCTGCCATATGGAAAGCTCGCTTTGGGGGATACGACGGCAAAGGTGTGGCAAAAATAGAAAAAGCAGAGGACCTGGCTTCCCTACCCCAAAAAGAGGCCTTTATGGAAGAGCTGGTTACCATAGAAAAAGAGCTTGCAGTGATTGTGGCCCGAAGCCGTTCAGGAGAGACAGTAGCTTACCCGGTAGTGGAAATGGTTTTTCACACGGCAAACCATATATGCGACCAGGTTTTCGCCCCCGCACGGATTTCTGAAGAAACAGCCCAAAAAGCACAGGAAATCGCCCAGAAATGTGTGACTCTCCTTCAGGGAGTGGGCGTTTTCGCAGTAGAAATGTTTCTCGACCAAAGCGGCAAGCTCCTGGTAAACGAAATAGCACCTCGTCCTCACAACTCCGGCCACTTCACAATTGAGGCCTGTGTTACTTCTCAGTTCGAACAGCACTTGCGGGCAATCTGCGGATTACCACTTGGTTCAACCCAGCTTCTTGTACCTGCGGTAATGGTGAATCTCTTAGGAGAAAAAGGAGCGGAAGGAGTTCCGGTCGTTGAGGGGCTTGAAGAAGCCATGGCCATAAAAGGGGTATCTTTCCACTTTTACGGCAAAGCGCAAGTTCGTCCTTTTCGCAAAATGGGGCATGTCACCATCGTAGATACTGATTTAGAAGCCGCAATCCGCAAAGCTCAGAGGATAAAAGAGATCTTGCACATCCGCTCCTAA
- a CDS encoding alcohol dehydrogenase catalytic domain-containing protein yields MSKVETLFELPKKMKAVVDYAPGDFRLEEVDVPEIGPGEVLLKVGGCGICAGDIKTFHGAKRIWGGDGQPAYIRPPVVPGHEFYGQVVALGEGASEKYGLSLGDWAVSEQIVPCGQCRFCKRGEYWMCQVHYIYGFFRGEADGAFAEYVRLPKNALNWKLPEDFPLEAAAYVEPLACAIHAVERADIQLEDVVVIAGLGALGLGMLQVARIKNPKLLIGIDIKEKRLELAQKLGADLVLNPAREDVVAKVKELTDGYGCDVYIHASGHPKGVIQGLDMIRKLGRYVEFSVFSEPTTVDWSIIGDVKEIDIRGAHLSPYTYPTAIRLLKEGTVKADEIITHEFPLDEFKKAMEVAEKGEDAIRVVLKP; encoded by the coding sequence ATGTCTAAGGTAGAAACTCTGTTCGAGCTTCCTAAAAAGATGAAGGCAGTGGTCGATTATGCACCGGGAGATTTTCGTTTGGAGGAAGTGGATGTTCCCGAAATTGGACCTGGCGAAGTACTACTCAAGGTTGGGGGCTGCGGCATATGCGCTGGAGACATAAAGACTTTTCACGGCGCTAAAAGGATCTGGGGTGGAGATGGACAGCCCGCTTACATTCGCCCTCCAGTGGTACCCGGCCATGAATTCTATGGACAGGTAGTAGCCCTTGGTGAAGGAGCTTCCGAAAAATACGGTCTTTCCTTGGGAGACTGGGCAGTCTCTGAGCAGATTGTGCCCTGCGGTCAGTGCCGCTTCTGCAAACGTGGAGAATACTGGATGTGCCAGGTGCACTATATCTATGGCTTTTTCCGGGGTGAAGCTGATGGTGCCTTTGCAGAGTATGTCCGGCTCCCTAAGAATGCCCTGAACTGGAAATTGCCTGAAGACTTCCCACTTGAGGCAGCTGCCTATGTGGAACCTCTGGCCTGTGCCATTCATGCCGTAGAGCGAGCCGATATTCAACTTGAAGATGTGGTGGTCATTGCCGGCCTGGGTGCTCTGGGTCTGGGCATGCTGCAGGTGGCCCGCATTAAAAACCCCAAACTACTCATTGGAATTGACATCAAAGAAAAACGTCTGGAACTGGCTCAGAAACTGGGTGCCGACCTGGTGTTAAACCCTGCCAGAGAAGATGTGGTAGCTAAGGTTAAAGAGCTTACCGACGGTTACGGTTGTGATGTATACATCCACGCCAGCGGTCACCCCAAAGGGGTCATTCAGGGCCTGGATATGATTCGTAAGCTGGGTCGCTATGTGGAATTCAGCGTATTTTCAGAACCTACCACTGTGGATTGGAGCATCATTGGAGATGTAAAGGAAATCGACATTCGAGGAGCACACCTCAGTCCCTACACCTACCCCACTGCTATACGGCTTCTCAAAGAAGGAACCGTTAAAGCAGACGAAATTATCACTCATGAATTCCCGTTGGATGAATTCAAAAAGGCCATGGAAGTTGCCGAAAAGGGAGAGGATGCCATTCGAGTAGTATTGAAGCCATAG